Proteins encoded in a region of the Streptomyces akebiae genome:
- a CDS encoding DUF2264 domain-containing protein has translation MTAPHMSPADSSTLAPSDSLLSPLTGWTRAHWEAMADRLLDGIEPFASPGLAQYRLPGRASHSGALSDGLEGFARSFLLAAFRIAGSRGRVGPALIERYAAGLAAGTDPAGGDERWPAITDRAQPMVEAASIAIALHETRPWLWDRLDDGVRGRVAHWLGGFVGADVNDSNWRLFQVITEEFLASVGAPHSRAEIDAGLARLEDWYRGGGWYTDGDGRKFDYYNGWALHLYPVLWARIAGPRADAAAVARHRGRLREFLAAHQHFFGADGAPVHQGRSLTYRFATTAPLWAGVLADATPLPPGRTRRLASGALRHFAERGVPDERGLLTLGWYRPFLPVTQRYSGPASPYWASKAFLGLLLPESHPVWTAQEEPAPIDTADTTLALPGPGWLLHTTAADGLVRLVNHGSDRLPPPPATADDSPHYARLAYSSATAPETPTSPGAGPDNHLALLAPDGTPSPRGRIRPLGTEGRRAASRYGGEDGDGIETVSVVHGPWEVRVHRVHAPAGTPVREGGWAVADDDGPPEGTSGPGWALARRADGLTSALVGLHGWGDGPGRVVGAVGSNAYGHHSATPVLEGRTAPGGRESLLVTLVQLSGDPHTPHTGASARVDADGDVDIRFPDGTRESVRRTETPYGRPY, from the coding sequence ATGACCGCGCCGCACATGTCACCCGCCGACAGCTCGACGCTTGCGCCCTCCGACTCTCTTCTCTCCCCCCTCACCGGCTGGACCCGAGCCCACTGGGAGGCCATGGCCGACCGGCTGCTCGACGGGATCGAGCCGTTCGCCTCGCCGGGCCTCGCGCAGTACCGGCTGCCGGGGCGGGCCAGCCACTCGGGGGCGTTGTCCGACGGGCTCGAAGGGTTCGCACGGTCCTTCCTGCTCGCCGCCTTCCGGATCGCGGGCTCGCGGGGGCGGGTCGGGCCCGCGCTCATCGAGCGGTACGCGGCCGGGCTCGCCGCCGGGACCGACCCCGCAGGCGGTGACGAGCGGTGGCCGGCGATCACGGACCGGGCGCAGCCCATGGTGGAGGCCGCGTCGATCGCGATCGCCCTGCACGAGACCCGCCCGTGGCTGTGGGACCGGCTCGACGACGGGGTGCGCGGCCGGGTCGCCCACTGGCTGGGCGGGTTCGTCGGCGCGGACGTCAACGACTCCAACTGGCGGCTCTTCCAGGTGATCACCGAGGAGTTCCTCGCCTCGGTGGGCGCCCCGCACAGCCGCGCCGAGATCGACGCGGGCCTCGCCCGACTGGAGGACTGGTACCGGGGCGGCGGCTGGTACACCGACGGCGACGGGCGGAAGTTCGACTACTACAACGGCTGGGCGCTGCACCTGTATCCGGTGCTGTGGGCGCGGATCGCGGGTCCACGGGCGGACGCGGCGGCGGTGGCCCGGCACCGCGGGAGGCTGCGCGAGTTCCTCGCCGCCCACCAGCACTTCTTCGGCGCCGACGGGGCCCCGGTCCACCAGGGCCGTTCCCTCACCTACCGTTTCGCGACCACCGCCCCGCTGTGGGCGGGCGTCCTCGCCGACGCCACGCCGCTGCCGCCGGGCCGGACCCGCCGGCTCGCCTCCGGGGCCCTGAGGCACTTCGCGGAGCGGGGGGTGCCCGACGAGCGGGGCCTGCTCACCCTGGGCTGGTACCGGCCCTTCCTCCCCGTCACCCAGCGCTACTCGGGCCCCGCCTCCCCGTACTGGGCGAGCAAGGCCTTCCTCGGCCTGCTCCTGCCCGAGAGCCACCCCGTGTGGACCGCGCAGGAGGAGCCCGCGCCGATCGACACCGCCGACACCACGCTCGCCCTGCCCGGCCCCGGCTGGCTGCTGCACACCACGGCCGCCGACGGCCTCGTACGGCTCGTCAACCACGGCAGCGACCGGCTGCCGCCCCCGCCCGCCACCGCCGACGACAGCCCGCACTACGCCCGGCTCGCCTACTCCAGCGCCACGGCACCGGAGACCCCGACGAGCCCCGGGGCGGGCCCCGACAACCACCTCGCCCTGCTCGCACCCGACGGCACCCCCTCGCCACGAGGCCGTATCCGTCCCCTGGGCACCGAGGGCCGCCGCGCAGCGTCCCGGTACGGCGGCGAGGACGGCGACGGGATCGAGACGGTCAGCGTGGTGCACGGCCCCTGGGAGGTGCGGGTGCACCGTGTCCACGCGCCGGCCGGCACGCCCGTACGCGAAGGGGGCTGGGCCGTGGCCGACGACGACGGGCCGCCGGAGGGGACGTCCGGCCCGGGCTGGGCGCTGGCCCGCCGCGCGGACGGCCTGACCAGCGCGCTGGTGGGCCTGCACGGCTGGGGCGACGGCCCCGGAAGAGTCGTGGGGGCCGTCGGGTCGAACGCCTACGGGCACCACTCGGCGACGCCCGTCCTCGAAGGACGGACGGCGCCCGGCGGGAGGGAATCGCTCCTGGTCACCCTCGTCCAGCTCAGCGGCGACCCGCACACCCCTCACACCGGAGCGAGCGCGAGGGTCGACGCCGACGGAGACGTGGACATCCGCTTCCCGGACGGCACCCGTGAGTCGGTCCGCAGGACCGAGACGCCGTACGGGCGGCCCTACTGA
- a CDS encoding type 2 periplasmic-binding domain-containing protein — MPRMSRRTLLGSVAAAVAAPGVLTACSSSGSRDSDVSNAGKKLAPWPTHRPTAKAPKPDLAATAEGVQAGYTSYPAELTQSVSRTPGDGSTIKVMTVSFGTPPKPASSNRFWAAVEKALGVKIDYTIISQADYQKKMATVMAGDADSLPDIINMFTGLTVPREAQFVRTRGEDLTPYLSGDAVTDYPNLANIPTHAWRDMGRIGGRIYGVPLERPLPGSTLWLNQAMFTGAGMEEGWTSDDFAAVARQATRGRTYALGAAQGSGFGNGYHSAAHNAPQDWSVTKDGVFVPGYADERYKASIAFRARLRESGSYYPDATSVSQIDLSSLFLNGTVGSMQDGFGAYLPKYLDSEGKFTPAAALPYSVDGTPGGVVAARRSFGYTILKKAKKERIELMLRILDFLAAPFGTKEWELVHYGVEGVHFTRGRDGSPEATKLGEVENNTNLPLKYLAEGPQVLFVPGMPDAVRALHAWQRKVVPHAIRNASYGLQSATSNSQGATLKALVDDTITGIVAGRLPLSEWDATVKKWRQRGGDRMAEEFAKDYAANT; from the coding sequence ATGCCCCGCATGTCCCGACGTACTCTGCTCGGTTCCGTGGCCGCCGCGGTCGCCGCCCCCGGCGTACTGACCGCCTGCTCCTCTTCCGGCAGCCGTGACAGCGACGTCTCCAACGCCGGTAAGAAGCTGGCCCCCTGGCCCACCCACCGGCCCACCGCCAAGGCCCCCAAGCCGGACCTCGCCGCCACCGCGGAAGGGGTCCAGGCCGGATACACGTCCTACCCGGCCGAGCTGACGCAGTCCGTGTCCCGCACCCCGGGCGACGGATCCACGATCAAGGTCATGACGGTGTCCTTCGGCACACCACCCAAACCGGCCTCGTCCAACCGGTTCTGGGCGGCTGTCGAAAAGGCACTCGGTGTCAAGATCGACTACACGATCATCTCCCAGGCCGACTACCAGAAGAAGATGGCCACGGTCATGGCGGGCGACGCCGACAGCCTTCCCGACATCATCAACATGTTCACCGGGCTGACCGTGCCCCGCGAGGCCCAGTTCGTGCGGACCCGCGGCGAGGACCTCACCCCGTACCTGTCCGGCGACGCCGTCACCGACTACCCCAACCTCGCCAACATCCCCACCCACGCCTGGCGGGACATGGGCCGTATCGGCGGCCGGATCTACGGCGTCCCCCTGGAACGCCCGCTGCCCGGCTCCACGCTCTGGCTCAACCAGGCCATGTTCACGGGCGCGGGCATGGAGGAGGGCTGGACCTCCGACGACTTCGCCGCCGTCGCCCGGCAGGCCACCCGCGGCAGGACGTACGCCCTCGGCGCCGCCCAGGGCTCCGGGTTCGGCAACGGCTACCACTCCGCCGCCCACAACGCGCCCCAGGACTGGTCCGTCACCAAGGACGGCGTCTTCGTGCCGGGGTACGCGGACGAGCGCTACAAGGCGTCGATCGCCTTCCGCGCCCGGCTGCGCGAGAGCGGCTCCTACTACCCGGACGCGACCTCGGTCTCCCAGATCGACCTGAGCAGCCTCTTCCTCAACGGCACCGTCGGCTCCATGCAGGACGGCTTCGGCGCCTATCTGCCCAAGTACCTCGACTCCGAAGGCAAGTTCACCCCGGCCGCCGCGCTGCCGTACAGCGTCGACGGCACGCCCGGCGGGGTCGTCGCCGCCCGTCGCTCCTTCGGCTACACCATCCTGAAGAAGGCGAAGAAGGAACGCATCGAGCTGATGCTGCGCATCCTCGACTTCCTCGCCGCGCCCTTCGGCACCAAGGAGTGGGAACTCGTCCACTACGGCGTCGAGGGCGTCCACTTCACCCGGGGCAGGGACGGCTCGCCCGAGGCCACGAAGCTCGGAGAAGTCGAGAACAACACCAACCTGCCCCTGAAATACCTCGCCGAAGGCCCCCAGGTGCTCTTCGTACCGGGCATGCCGGACGCCGTACGTGCCCTCCACGCCTGGCAGCGGAAGGTCGTGCCGCACGCCATTCGCAACGCCTCCTACGGGTTGCAGTCCGCCACCTCCAACTCCCAGGGCGCCACTCTCAAGGCCCTCGTCGACGACACGATCACCGGCATCGTCGCCGGGCGGCTCCCGCTCTCGGAATGGGACGCGACCGTGAAGAAGTGGCGGCAGCGGGGCGGCGACAGAATGGCCGAGGAGTTCGCGAAGGACTACGCGGCCAACACATGA
- a CDS encoding ABC transporter permease has product MLPGLAYFLLFHYGALAGNLIAFKEYVPFDGIWGSPWVGVDNFRRMFDDGAFWAAVLNTLWIAVLQLVFYFPVPLGLALLLHSLTFSSVRRFVQSVAYLPHFISWVIVVALFQQVLGDTGLLNSSLDGMGLSTVDIIGNPDAFRPLTVAQVIWKDAGWGTIIFLAALAQVDEQQYEAAAIDGAGPWRRFWHVTLPAIRPVIVLLLIMRLGDILSVGFEQMLLQRDAVGPEAAEIIDTFVYYQGVVGGDYGFAAAAGLFKGVIGALLVYAANKVAHRLGEQGVYK; this is encoded by the coding sequence ATGCTCCCCGGTCTCGCCTACTTCCTCCTGTTCCACTACGGCGCGCTGGCCGGCAACCTCATCGCGTTCAAGGAATACGTCCCGTTCGACGGCATCTGGGGCAGCCCCTGGGTCGGCGTGGACAACTTTCGGCGGATGTTCGACGACGGGGCGTTCTGGGCGGCCGTCCTCAACACCCTCTGGATCGCCGTCCTCCAGCTCGTCTTCTACTTCCCCGTGCCGCTCGGCCTCGCCCTGCTGCTGCACAGCCTCACCTTCAGCAGCGTCCGCCGCTTCGTGCAGTCGGTGGCGTACCTGCCGCACTTCATCTCCTGGGTGATCGTCGTCGCCCTGTTCCAGCAGGTGCTCGGCGACACCGGACTGCTCAACTCCTCCCTCGACGGCATGGGGTTGAGCACCGTCGACATCATCGGCAACCCGGACGCCTTCCGGCCGCTCACCGTCGCCCAGGTCATCTGGAAGGACGCGGGCTGGGGCACGATCATCTTCCTCGCCGCCCTCGCCCAGGTCGACGAGCAGCAGTACGAGGCCGCCGCGATCGACGGGGCCGGCCCCTGGCGGCGGTTCTGGCACGTCACACTGCCCGCCATCCGCCCGGTGATCGTGCTGCTGCTCATCATGCGGCTCGGCGACATCCTCTCCGTCGGCTTCGAGCAGATGCTGCTCCAGCGCGACGCGGTAGGCCCCGAGGCCGCCGAGATCATCGACACCTTCGTCTACTACCAGGGCGTCGTCGGCGGCGACTACGGATTCGCCGCCGCCGCGGGCCTGTTCAAGGGCGTCATCGGCGCACTGCTCGTGTACGCCGCCAACAAGGTCGCCCACCGTCTCGGCGAACAGGGGGTCTACAAGTGA
- a CDS encoding LacI family DNA-binding transcriptional regulator, with protein MSDGLRPTAAEQETRGMGNDMASEETELKAPARKEPLSGAPGPGETEPKDPAARGRVTIREVAVRAGVSTATASRALSGNHPVPAATRARVLRAARELDYVANAHARALVGGGRKMAAVVVRQVTSPFYAQVAEGVEAEAADRGWLCVVGATGGDPQREMDFVRLMREEGARLVILVGGVVEDDAYRSRVAQYAQALDASGARLVLCGRPAPDPAIPALVVEFDNEAGARAITGHLLSAGHRRIVFLGGLPGNTALDARVAGYRAALAEHGLPPEAARVVNCGLGRPAGLRAMTELLKETREFTAVFAGDDMVAAGALRAIAEAGLRVPDDISVVGYNDIPLAEDFDPPLTTVRTPAEELGRAAVRIALRDPERGVGGRHVLGTHIVVRRSVAPPMAPPVRP; from the coding sequence ATGAGCGACGGCCTGCGGCCGACGGCGGCGGAACAGGAGACGCGGGGGATGGGGAACGACATGGCGTCCGAGGAGACGGAACTCAAGGCCCCGGCGCGGAAGGAGCCGCTCTCCGGGGCGCCGGGCCCCGGGGAGACGGAGCCCAAGGACCCGGCTGCCAGGGGCCGGGTCACGATCCGGGAGGTGGCCGTGCGGGCGGGCGTGTCGACGGCCACCGCCTCCCGCGCGCTCAGCGGCAACCATCCGGTGCCCGCCGCCACCCGGGCCCGCGTCCTGCGCGCCGCCCGCGAACTCGACTACGTCGCCAACGCGCACGCCCGTGCCCTGGTCGGCGGCGGCCGCAAGATGGCCGCCGTCGTCGTCCGCCAGGTCACCAGCCCCTTCTACGCCCAGGTCGCCGAGGGCGTGGAGGCGGAGGCCGCCGACCGCGGCTGGCTGTGCGTGGTCGGCGCGACCGGGGGAGACCCGCAGCGCGAGATGGACTTCGTACGGCTGATGCGGGAGGAGGGGGCGCGGCTGGTGATCCTGGTCGGCGGGGTCGTCGAGGACGACGCGTACCGCTCGCGCGTGGCCCAGTACGCGCAGGCCCTGGACGCCTCCGGGGCCCGGCTCGTGCTGTGCGGGCGGCCGGCCCCCGATCCCGCGATCCCGGCGCTGGTCGTCGAGTTCGACAACGAGGCGGGGGCGCGGGCGATCACCGGGCACCTGCTGTCCGCCGGACACCGCCGGATCGTCTTCCTCGGCGGGCTGCCCGGGAACACGGCGCTCGACGCCCGCGTCGCGGGCTACCGGGCAGCACTGGCGGAGCACGGGCTGCCGCCCGAGGCCGCGCGGGTCGTGAACTGCGGCCTCGGCCGCCCGGCGGGGCTCCGCGCGATGACCGAACTGCTCAAGGAGACACGGGAGTTCACGGCCGTCTTCGCGGGGGACGACATGGTCGCGGCGGGGGCGCTCCGCGCGATCGCCGAAGCCGGGCTCAGGGTTCCCGACGACATCTCGGTGGTCGGGTACAACGACATCCCGCTGGCCGAGGACTTCGATCCGCCGCTCACGACGGTGCGTACGCCGGCCGAGGAGCTGGGGCGGGCGGCGGTGCGGATCGCTCTGCGGGATCCGGAGCGGGGGGTGGGGGGCCGGCATGTGCTGGGCACGCACATCGTCGTGCGGCGCAGCGTGGCTCCGCCGATGGCGCCGCCGGTCCGGCCGTAG
- a CDS encoding carbohydrate ABC transporter permease — translation MEKPKPLTQAAKAVALAAVVLLVCVPFLVIVSTSLASTDEVVANGGWVLWPTEPSLDAYRDILDGGIVTHALGVSAGVTAVGTLLSLACTVTLAYALSRPGVFGGRPALLLILFTFLFPPGMIPSFLLVKELGLLDSYASLVLPVLVNVFNLVVLRGFFQGIPEELYEAARLDGAGDWRVLFSVVLPLSKAALAVVGLFYAVAYWNSWFYASLYLESDHWPLQQVLRTYVVAGSGLTDATTGEGTVTAPQTVQMAVLVIATVPILLVYPFLQKYFTKGVLTGAIKS, via the coding sequence CTGGAGAAGCCGAAGCCGCTGACCCAGGCCGCCAAGGCCGTCGCCCTCGCCGCCGTCGTCCTCCTGGTCTGCGTGCCGTTCCTCGTCATCGTCTCCACCTCCCTCGCCTCCACCGACGAGGTCGTGGCGAACGGCGGCTGGGTCCTCTGGCCGACCGAACCCAGCCTCGACGCCTACCGCGACATCCTCGACGGCGGCATCGTCACCCACGCCCTCGGCGTCAGCGCGGGCGTGACGGCCGTCGGCACCCTGCTCAGCCTGGCCTGCACCGTCACCCTCGCCTACGCGCTCTCCCGCCCCGGGGTCTTCGGAGGCCGGCCGGCCCTGCTGCTCATCCTGTTCACCTTCCTCTTCCCGCCCGGCATGATCCCGAGCTTCCTGCTGGTCAAGGAGCTGGGCCTGCTGGACAGCTACGCCTCCCTGGTACTGCCCGTCCTCGTCAACGTCTTCAACCTCGTCGTGCTGCGCGGCTTCTTCCAGGGCATCCCGGAGGAGCTGTACGAGGCCGCCCGGCTCGACGGGGCGGGGGACTGGCGGGTGCTGTTCTCCGTCGTCCTGCCGCTGTCCAAGGCCGCGCTCGCCGTCGTCGGGCTGTTCTACGCGGTGGCGTACTGGAACTCCTGGTTCTACGCCTCGCTCTACCTGGAGAGCGACCACTGGCCCCTCCAACAGGTCCTGCGCACCTATGTGGTGGCCGGTTCCGGGCTCACCGACGCGACGACCGGCGAGGGCACGGTCACCGCGCCGCAGACCGTCCAGATGGCGGTGCTGGTGATCGCCACCGTACCGATCCTGCTCGTCTACCCCTTCCTCCAGAAGTACTTCACCAAGGGCGTGCTCACCGGCGCCATCAAGAGCTGA